In one Musa acuminata AAA Group cultivar baxijiao chromosome BXJ2-5, Cavendish_Baxijiao_AAA, whole genome shotgun sequence genomic region, the following are encoded:
- the LOC103985147 gene encoding small ribosomal subunit protein cS23z: protein MQCVSPLTAQAILPTAHNARLPSPRPFFPSSLATTPTISSFVRSRTNTKAHFRRFTPPVSVAAAEALDTLSGVDQVEDKEEAEAKQLSGAVVKPPEKPRLVLRFIWMEKNIGLALDQVIPGHGTVPLSPYYFWPRKDAWEELKSKIEEKPWISQKRMIILLNQATDIINLWQQSGGNL, encoded by the exons ATGCAGTGTGTGAGCCCTCTCACCGCCCAAGCCATTCTTCCAACTGCTCACAATGCTCGCCTCCCATCCCCCAGACCTTtcttcccttcatctttggccacCACGCCCACCATCTCATCTTTCGTTCGATCAAGAACCAACACCAAGGCCCATTTCAGGAGATTCACGCCACCGGTTTCCGTGGCGGCTGCCGAGGCCCTCGACACTCTGTCCGGTGTTGACCAAGTCGAAGACAAGGAAGAAGCCGAAGCAAAACAATTG TCAGGGGCGGTGGTGAAACCGCCGGAGAAGCCGAGGCTGGTGCTTCGGTTCATATGGATGGAGAAGAACATCGGGCTGGCGCTGGACCAGGTGATCCCGGGCCATGGCACCGTGCCGCTCAGCCCCTACTACTTCTGGCCGCGGAAGGATGCGTGGGAGGAGCTCAAGTCCAAGATCGAGGAAAAGCCCTGGATTTCGCAGAAGCGAATGATCATCCTCCTCAACCAGGCCACTGATATCATCAACCTCTGGCAGCAGAGCGGCGGTAATCTGTAG